The proteins below come from a single Falco rusticolus isolate bFalRus1 chromosome 18, bFalRus1.pri, whole genome shotgun sequence genomic window:
- the CACNA1F gene encoding voltage-dependent L-type calcium channel subunit alpha-1F isoform X1, producing the protein MSESEENGEGPPKEVPSFTEAMAQPLGWPIAEGNGGPAGGGTPPGHRQRRPPHPKHKGQGSGGVHRSPRALFCLRLNNPIRRAAISIVEWKPFDILILATIFANCVALGVYIPFPEDDSNASNHNLEQVEYVFLIIFTVETFLKIIAYGLVLHPSAYIRNGWNLLDFVIVIVGLFSVILEQASHKPGEAHHMSGKPGGFDVKALRAFRVLRPLRLVSGVPSLHIVLNSIMKAMVPLLHIALLVLFVIIIYAIIGLELFIGRMHKTCFFIGSDLESEDDPSPCAFSGHGRACLQNNTECRGRWEGPNGGITNFDNFFFAMLTVFQCITMEGWTDVLYWMQDAMGHELPWIYFVSLVIFGSFFVLNLVLGVLSGEFSKEREKAKARGDFQKLREKQQMEEDLRGYMDWITQAEDLEGDEEEGEHEKHRKWVLGGGVCHSGGASSNPQHPKTSVCPPATAGLTAEDLMGKRKPRLKWLRHASHSTDTHASLPGSETTSVNTETAGEEDAQPTACDRCLGKITKTKFWRRLRRLNRLWRRRCRGAVKSVSFYWTVLLLVFLNTLTIASEHHGQPQWLTETQAYANKALLSLFAAEMVLKLYALGPACYFASFFNRFDCFVVCGGVLETALVERGAMEPLGISVLRCVRLLRVFKVTRHWASLSNLVGSLLNSMKSIASLLLLLFLFIIIFALLGMQLFGGRFSFDETQTKRSTFDTFPQALLTVFQILTGEDWNAVMYDGIMAYGGPVFPGMLVCVYFVILFICGNYILLNVFLAIAVDNLADGDNINSGGDKKDKPGEAESGAGSQDVSVKIEGEQQQEEEEEEEEGSEEGDEEAAGERDSLGGARLETLEEPPKPKVVPIPEGSAFFLLSSTNPLRVRCHALIHHHIFTNLILVFIILSSVSLAAEDPVRAHSPRNHILGYFDYAFTSIFTVEILLKMTAFGAFLHKGSFCRNWFNLLDLLVVSVSLISFGIHSSAISVVKILRVLRVLRPLRAINRAKGLKHVVQCVFVAIRTIGNIMIVTTLLQFMFACIGVQLFKGKFYSCTDEAKHTPGECKGTFLVYKDGDVSHPSVRERLWHNSDFNFDNVLAGMMALFTVSTFEGWPALLYKAIDANAEDQGPIYNYRVEISIFFIVYIIVIAFFMMNIFVGFVIITFRAQGESEYRNCELDKNQRQCVEYALKAQPLRRYIPKNRTQYRVWAMVNSTAFEYIMFVLILLNTIALAVQHYEQSKPFNYVMDLLNMVFTGLFTVEMVLKIIAFKPRVGARWEGGEGVTQGGGGSSPPPRTQHYFCDAWNTFDALIVVGSVVDIAVTEVNSSEDSSRISITFFRLFRVMRLVKLLSKGEGIRTLLWTFVKSFQALPYVALLIAMIFFIYAVIGMQTFGKVALQDGTQINRNNNFQTFPQAVLLLFRCATGEAWQEIMLASLPGKRCDPESDTEPGEEFTCGSNFAIAYFISFFMLCAFLIINLFVAVIMDNFDYLTRDWSILGPHHLDEFKRVWSEYDPAARGRIKHLDVVTLLRRIQPPLGFGKLCPHRVACKRLVAMNMPLNSDGTVTFNATLFALVRTSLKIKTEGNLDVANKELRAVIKKIWKRTKPKLLDEVIPPPEEEEVTVGKFYATFLIQDYFRKFRRRKEQGMLGPSAGPSNECALQAGLQTLQALGPEMRRALSCDLEGDVGPTSTQEEQEQLTYAAPETLYGSAPSPPSLGEPPQAPSLAPTNGEDPAPLPHTTPHHPGGRRREEEGGEDEAAPAESGEEPAGDGSHEEDLEGSAPRRRWVGDRSPGTLPAPQPPRWAGQVPRGGSLPLPARHFALHNGTLEGQQLKRRRLLPPTPAGRKPSFTIQCLRRQGSCDDEPIPGTYNPSGPPGPARPQGYGSSETWRLGGSSQAWATAPTRGHVLYAPLILVEGSPPPGQGAVGSLPPLSRWFVGDRGPPGPLRLRPCGPREALARGSADSLVEAVLISEGLGLFARDPKFVAVAKREIADACDMTMDEMESAAADLLTRRRPAPPPASAAIYSDEEPLRPPAEEELADEMACVGGF; encoded by the exons ATGTCAGAGTCAGAGGAGAATGGAGAGG gaccccccaaGGAGGTGCCGTCCTTCACTGAAGCCATGGCACAGCCCCTGGGGTGGCCGATAGCCGAAGGCAATGGGGGTCCAGCAGGCGGAGGGACCCCCCCAGGTCACCGTCAGCGAcgacccccccaccccaaacacaAGGGTCAGGGTTCCGGGGGGGTCCATCGCTCCCCTCGTGCCCTCTTCTGCCTCCGCCTCAACAACCCCATCCGCCGTGCGGCAATCAGCATTGTCGAGTGGAA GCCCTTCGACATCCTCATCCTCGCCACCATCTTTGCCAACTGCGTGGCCCTGGGTGTCTACATCCCCTTCCCCGAGGACGACTCCAATGCTTCAAACCACAACCTG GAGCAGGTGGAGTACGTCTTCCTCATCATCTTCACGGTCGAGACCTTCCTGAAGATCATCGCCTACGGGCTGGTCCTGCACCCCAGCGCCTACATCCGCAATGGCTGGAACCTCCTTGACTTTGTCATCGTCATTGTGGG GCTCTTCAGTGTCATCCTGGAGCAGGCGTCGCACAAACCCGGCGAAGCTCACCACATGAGCGGGAAACCGGGGGGCTTCGATGTCAAAGCCCTGCGTGCCTTCCGCGTCCTCCGGCCCCTCCGCCTTGTCTCTGGCGTTCCAA GTCTTCACATCGTCCTCAACTCCATCATGAAAGCCATGGTGCCGCTCCTGCACATCGCCCTGCTCGTCCTCTTCGTCATCATCATCTATGCCATCATCGGCCTCGAGCTCTTCATCGGCCGCATGCACAAGACCTGTTTCTTCATCGGATCTG ATTTAGAATCGGAGGACGACCCCTCCCCTTGCGCTTTTTCGGGGCATGGCCGTGCCTGCCTGCAGAACAACACCGAGTGTCGGGGCCGCTGGGAGGGTCCCAACGGCGGCATCACCAACTTCGACAACTTCTTCTTTGCCATGCTCACCGTCTTCCAGTGCATCACCATGGAGGGCTGGACCGACGTCCTCTACTGG ATGCAGGACGCGATGGGGCACGAGCTACCCTGGATTTACTTTGTCAGCCTCGTCATCTTCGGCTCCTTCTTCGTCCTCAACttggtgctgggggtgctgagcGG GGAGTTCTCCAAGGAGCGTGAGAAGGCCAAGGCCCGCGGAGACTTCCAGAAGctgagggagaagcagcagatggAGGAAGATCTCCGGGGCTACATGGACTGGATCACCCAGGCTGAGGACCTGGAGGGTGACGAGGAGGAAGGGGAACACGAGAAGCACCGTAAGTGGGTTCTAGGGGGTGGGGTGTGTCACAGCGGGGGGGCCTCCTCCAATCCTCAGCACCCCAAAACCTCCGTGTGCCCCCCTGCAACCGCAGGCCTGACCGCCGAGGACCTGATGGGGAAGCGGAAACCCCGGCTGAAGTGGTTGCGGCACGCCAGTCACTCCACCGACACCCACG ccagcCTTCCCGGCAGCGAGACAACGTCAGTCAACACTGAGACGGCGGGTGAGGAGGATGCGCAGCCGACTGCCTGTGACCGCTGCTT gggcaAAATTACAAAGACGAAATTTTG GCGCCGCCTACGCCGCCTGAACCGCCTGTGGCGCCGGCGGTGCCGCGGGGCGGTGAAATCTGTCTCCTTCTACTGGACCGTCTTGCTCCTGGTGTTCCTCAACACCCTCACCATCGCCTCCGAGCACCACGGGCAGCCCCAGTGGCTCACCGAAACGCAAG cttatgcCAACAAGGCGCTGCTGTCGTTGTTCGCCGCTGAGATGGTGCTAAAGCTGTACGCCCTGGGCCCCGCCTGTTACTTCGCCAGCTTCTTCAACCGCTTCGACTGCTTCGTGGTGTGTGGCGGGGTGCTGGAGACGGCGCTGGTGGAACGAGGGGCCATGGAGCCCCTGGGCATCTCCGTCCTGCGCTGCGTCCGCCTCCTCCGCGTCTTTAAAGTCACCCG GCACTGGGCATCACTGAGCAACTTGGTGGGCTCCTTGTTGAACTCCATGAAGTCCATcgcttccctcctgctcctgctcttcctcttcatcatcatcttcgCCCTGCTGGGCATGCAGCTCTTCGGGGGTCGCTTCAGCTTCGATGAGACCCAGACCAAGCGCAGCACCTTCGACACCTTCCCTCAGGCTCTGCTCACCGTCTTCCAG ATCCTGACTGGAGAGGACTGGAATGCGGTGATGTACGACGGGATCATGGCGTACGGTGGCCCCGTCTTCCCCGGAATGCTCGTCTGCGTCTACTTCGTCATCCTCTTCATCTGCGGGAACT ACATCCTCCTCAACGTCTTCTTGGCCATCGCGGTGGACAACTTGGCCGACGGCGACAACATCAACTCGGGGGGCGATAAAAA GGACAAGCCTGGGGAGGCGGAGAGCGGCGCAGGGAGCCAGGACGTGAGTGTGAAG attgagggggagcagcagcaggaggaggaagaggaggaggaagagggcaGCGAGGAAG GTGATGAGGAGGCTGCGGGGGAGCGGGACAGTCTGGGGGGGGCCCGGCTGGAGACCCTGGAGGAACCCCCCAAACCCAAGGTGGTGCCGATCCCCGAGGGCAGCGCCTtcttcctgctgagcagcaccaaTCC GCTGCGGGTGCGGTGCCACGCCCTCATCCACCACCACATCTTCACCAACCTCATCCTCGTCTTCATCATCCTGAGCAGCGTCTCGCTGGCTGCCGAGGACCCCGTCCGCGCCCACTCGCCCCGCAACCAC ATCTTGGGCTACTTTGACTACGCTTTCACCTCCATCTTCACCGTGGAGATCCTGCTTAAG ATGACGGCCTTTGGCGCCTTCCTGCACAAAGGCTCCTTCTGCCGCAACTGGTTCAACCTCCTCGACCTGCTGGTGGTCAGCGTCTCCCTCATCTCCTTCGGCATCCA CTCCAGCGCCATTTCGGTGGTGAAGATCCTGCGGGTCCTGCGCGTCCTGCGGCCCCTGCGAGCCATCAACCGCGCCAAGGGCCTCAAG CATGTGGTACAGTGCGTCTTCGTGGCCATCCGCACCATCGGCAACATCATGATCGTCACCACGCTGCTGCAGTTCATGTTCGCCTGCATCGGGGTGCAGCTCTTCAAG GGTAAGTTCTACAGCTGCACCGACGAGGCCAAGCATACGCCAGGAGAGTGCAA GGGCACCTTCCTGGTGTACAAGGACGGGGACGTCTCCCACCCCTCGGTGCGCGAGCGCCTGTGGCACAACAGCGACTTCAACTTTGACAACGTGCTGGCGGGGATGATGGCGCTCTTCACTGTCTCCACCTTCGAGGGCTGGCCCGC GTTGCTGTACAAGGCCATCGATGCCAATGCCGAGGACCAGGGTCCCATCTACAACTACCGGGTGGAGATCTCCATCTTCTTCATCGTCTACATCATCGTCATCGCCTTCTTCATGATGAACATCTTTGTCGGCTTCGTCATCATCACCTTCCGGGCGCAGGGGGAGAGCGAGTACCGCAACTGCGAGCTGGACAAGAACCAG CGGCAGTGCGTGGAGTACGCCCTGAAGGCGCAGCCGCTGCGACGCTACATCCCCAAGAACCGCACCCAGTACCGTGTCTGGGCCATGGTCAACTCCACCGCCTTCGAGTACATCATGTTCGTCCTCATCCTTCTCAACACTATCGCCCTGGCCGTCCAG CACTATGAGCAATCCAAGCCTTTCAACTACGTGATGGACCTGCTCAATATGGTGTTCACGGGGCTCTTCACTGTCGAGATGGTGCTGAAGATCATCGCCTTCAAACCACGGGTAGGCGCGCgttgggaggggggggagggggtcaCACAAGGAGGGGGCGGGTCCTCACCCCCACCCCGTACGCAGCACTACTTCTGCGATGCCTGGAACACCTTTGATGCCCTCATTGTGGTGGGCAGCGTGGTGGACATTGCTGTCACGGAGGTCAAC AGCTCAGAGGACAGCTCCCGCATCTCCATCACCTTCTTCCGCCTCTTCCGGGTGATGCGTTTGGTGAAGCTGCTCTCCAAGGGCGAGGGCATCCGCACCCTGCTCTGGACTTTCGTCAAGTCCTTCCAG GCCCTGCCCTACGTCGCCCTCCTTATCGCCATGATCTTCTTCATCTACGCTGTCATTGGCATGCAG accTTCGGGAAGGTGGCGCTGCAGGACGGGACCCAGATCAACCGCAACAACAACTTCCAGACCTTCCCACAGGCcgtgctgctgctcttcag gtGCGCCACGGGGGAGGCCTGGCAGGAGATCATGCTGGCCAGCCTGCCAGGCAAGCGCTGCGACCCCGAGTCGGACACGGAGCCGGGGGAGGAGTTCACCTGCGGCAGCAACTTCGCCATCGCCTACTTCATCAGCTTCTTCATGCTCTGCGCCTTCCTG atCATCAACCTCTTTGTGGCCGTCATCATGGACAACTTCGACTACCTGACGCGCGACTGGTCCATCCTGGGCCCCCACCACCTGGACGAGTTCAAGCGCGTCTGGTCTGAGTACGACCCTGCCGCCAG GGGCCGCATCAAGCACCTCGACGTGGTGACGCTGCTGCGCCGGATCCAGCCCCCGCTGGGCTTTGGGAAGCTCTGCCCCCACCGCGTCGCCTGCAAG CGCCTGGTGGCCATGAACATGCCCCTGAACTCAGACGGCACCGTGACCTTCAACGCCACCCTCTTCGCCCTGGTCCGCACCTCACTCAAGATCAAGACAGAAG GGAACCTGGATGTGGCCAACAAGGAGCTGCGCGCTGTGATCAAGAAGATCTGGAAGAGGACGAAGCCCAAGCTGCTGGATGAGGTCATCCCCCCACCTGAGG aGGAGGAGGTCACCGTGGGCAAGTTCTACGCCACATTCCTGATCCAGGACTATTTCCGCAAGTTCCGGCGGCGGAAGGAGCAGGGGATGCTGGGCCCCAGCGCTGGCCCCAGCAACGAGTGTGCACTGCAG GCCGGGCTGCAGACGCTGCAGGCACTGGGACCCGAGATGCGGCGGGCGCTGAGCTGTGACCTGGAGGGGGATGTAGgacccaccagcacccaggaggagcaggagcagctgacTTATGCT GCCCCTGAGACACTGTACGGCtccgcccccagcccccccagcctgggggagcccccccaggcccccagcctggcccccacCAACGGGGAGGACCCCGCGCCCCTtccccacaccaccccccaTCACCCAGGTGGCAG GCGGCGCGAGGAGGAGGGGGGCGAGGACGAGGCAGCACCTGCTGAGAGTGGTGAGGAGCCAGCGGGGGACGGCAGCCATGAGGAGGACCTGGAGGGctcagccccccgccgccggtgGGTGGGGGACAG GTCACCAGGGACCCTGCCCGCTCCCCAGCCCCCGCGCTGGGCTGGACAGGTGCCACGGGGAGGGTCGCTGCCGCTACCCGCCCGGCACTTCGCCCTCCACAACGGGACCCTCGAGGGGCAGCAGCTCAAGCGGCGCCGCCTGCTGCCCCCAACGCCCGCCGGCCGCAAGCCCTCCTTCACCATCCAGTGCCTGCGGCGCCAGGGCAGCTGCGACGACGAGCCCATCCCAGGCACCTACAACCCCTcgggcccccccggcccggcccggccacAG GGTTACGGCAGCTCCGAGACGTGGCGCCTGGGGGGCTCCTCGCAGGCCTGGGCCACGGCGCCCACCCGCGGGCACGTCCTCTACGCACCCCTCATCCTGGTGGAGGGCAGCCcgccgccggggcagggggctgtggggagcctGCCACCGCTCTCCCGCTGGTTCGTGGGGGACCGTGGTCCCCCTGGCCCCCTCCGCCTGCGGCCCTGCGGCCCACGGGAAGCGCTGGCCCGTGGCTCAGCTGACAGCCTGGTGGAAGCC gTGCTCATCtctgaggggctggggctgtttgCCCGCGACCCCAAGTTCGTGGCTGTGGCCAAGCGGGAGATCGCAGACGCCTGTGACATGACGATGGATGAGATGGAGAGTGCGGCCGCCGACCTGCTGacccgccgccggcccgccccACCACCCGCCAGCGCCGCCATCTACAGCGACGAGGAGCCGCTGCGGCCGCCGGCTGAGGAGGAGCTGGCGGATGAGATGGCCTGTGTCGGCGGGTTCTAG